DNA sequence from the Prolixibacter sp. SD074 genome:
ACAACGCCAGCTCGATGTAATCTTCGTCTTTGTATCCGTTGCAAATAATAAGAGAATCATTATCGGTGTTCACACCAATAACGGCGTGTAATTCTGGTTTGGAGCCGGCTTCCAGACCGATATTGAATTTCTTACCATGACTGACAATCTCCTGAACAACAGGCCGCATTTGATTTACCTTGATGGGGTAGACGGTAAAATTCTGTGCTTTATATCCGTATTCCTCAGCTGCTATTTTAAAGCAACTTTCCATTTTTTCAATCCGGCTATCTAATATATCAGGAAAACGTATCAGCATGGGAGCGGAAACATCGCGAAGCTGAAGTTCATCAACTAACTCCTTCAAGTCAACCTGAACGCTGTTTTTTTTGGGCGTTACGACAACATGTCCCTTCTCGTTAATCGAAAAAAAATTTATTCCCCAGCCATTAATGTTGTACAGTTCGGCAGAATCTTCAACACGCCATTTTCTCATTTTTGCGACTTGTTACTTATTCGTTCGTTATTCAGTTTATAATCACCTGTTTTTTGCCGGTAAAGGCAAGCCGTTAATTTACGTTTCGGGCTAAAAATAGGAAAAAATTGTGGGTTTGTTTTCCGGTCTAGCCAACGCAAACCCCATATTTTTTATTTAATATGTTAAAAGTTGGTGTGGGATGTTATATCCATCTGTAAATTAACGAAGATGATATCCCTGGCTATTCCGCTCGGCCATCATAAATAACTTGTATTGCCCTTCGTTTAACGGGTAATCCCAACATCCCATCCGGTGATACAATTCCCCGCCAAATCCGGTTTTAAAGCGGTAAAGTCCGTACATGGGATGCGATGGTCCGGGAGTGGGCGATACACCAAACATGTCGTATTCGGTGCAACCTTTTTGACGGGCAATTTTAATGGCTTCCCATTGTAACGCGTAGGTAGCCATCTTGTCCCGGTTCTGTGACGAGGATGCTCCGTACAGATAAGTCGCTCGTTTACCGGTTACCACCAGAAACATTCCGGCTAACGGTATTCCCCCTGATTCGGCCAGAAGCATGTGCACATCGGCAGGCGAAGCGGTATTGGAAGCCTCTGTTTCCAGCACGGTGCGGAAATAATTGATATCGTCGAGTACGATGCCGTTACGGATGGCGGTTTGTTTATAAAGTTCGTACCATACAGGTAAATCACCGAAGCTGACCTCCTTTACTTCGACCCCTTTGCGTTTCGACAAGCGGATGTTGTACCGTGTTTTGGGTTTCATTCGCTGAAGCAACATATCGTGATTGTGGCTCAAATCCAAAAAGATGGTATGGGAGGGGAGCAAATCGGAAGGAGCCTTGCGCAGGTTCCAGTTTTGGGTATTGAAGTTGATGCGCATTTCCTGGTAGTGTGGTTCCGGAGGCCCCAACCAGTCATCCCGGTCATTGAACCGGTTTTCGTCTTTCGCCCACGGCGATTCCCAAATCAAGTCGTAACGGATTAGGATGGTATTCGACGGAAGAAACGGACGAATGCTTTCGGATAGTTCTTCGAGGTATAATCCGCGAAAATCCTCATCCGGATTGAGAAGCGGACCATATGGAATGTAGGCAACCTGATAATCGGCTCCCACCTGCTGCATAACCACCAGCAGATCGTCGGTTACCGGGTTTGTGTGGTTTGCGGCGGGTTCATTAATTTTTATGTCTGATTTTGGGACTTTGATGTCGAAGGCGCGCGTTTCGTATCCCAGGTTTTCTTTCACCCTGGCCCAGAAAGCTGTTTGCTGTGGGACAGCTGCGGGTTTGATTTGCTCCGTGTATTTCGGTTCAATGTCAATGTGCATTCCGCTTTTCTATTTTCAGGTAAATACCACGAAGAATTCACCGAAAAATTGGATGGACAAGCTAATCTTTCAAGGCAAATTCCACGGTGGCTTCTGCATGTATTTTCAGTGTGTCAAATAGCTCCAGGCGGGTATCTTCCGGATGGATGAGTAATGGAATTTCGGTGCATCCGAGAATCATTCCTTCAGCGCCTTTGTCGGCCAGTTGGTTCATGATTTCCAGGAAACGACTTTTCGATGTGGCGCTGAATATCTCTTTTTCGAGTTCGTGCCAGATGACATGGTCGATAAATTCACGATCTTCTTTCTCCGGGACCAGCACTTCAATACCATGTTTGGACAGGCGCTTTTTGTAAAAATCCTTTTCCATCGTTAGCATGGTGCCTAAAAGTCCGACTTTCTGGAAACCTTTTGCGTTAATGGCTTCCGCTGTAGCATCCGCGATGTGGAGCAGGGGAACCGGAAGCTCAGTCATGAGTTTATCAGCATGCAGGTGCAGCGTGTTGGCGCCGAGTATCACAAAGTCAGCTCCTGCATCAATAAGTCTCAGCAGGTTTGTTTTGATGTATGCATACACTTCCCGTGGGCCTTGTTTTTTTAGTTCATTTAATTCGGCAAAATTGACTGAGTGCAGAAAAATGCGTGCAGAACTCAGTCCACCGAGTCGCTCATTTGTCCCTTGATTCAGGTAACGATAATATTCCAGGGTGGAAACCCAGCCGGTTCCACCGAATAGTCCAATTGTTTTCACGTTTGTCGATTTAAAATTATGGTTTGTTAAGTTAATGAAGAATGACAATTCCCAACTGTTTGTCTGTATTTTTTTGAGATGAATTCCGTACATTAACGCAAAATGAAATCTAATGAAGCTAATAACCGTACTACTACTTATATTTTTATTCCCGTTGTTGGCGTGTGCACAGGAAGATTTTGAGGCCAAGCGCATGGAAATGGTAAAAAAGCAAATCATTGCCCGGGGCATCGATGATGGCCCAACGATTAAGGCTATGCGCAAAGTTCCCCGTCAGGATTTTGTTCCGGACGCGTACCGTGATCAGGCGTATAGAGATTCCCGGCTTTCGATA
Encoded proteins:
- a CDS encoding peptidoglycan bridge formation glycyltransferase FemA/FemB family protein; its protein translation is MHIDIEPKYTEQIKPAAVPQQTAFWARVKENLGYETRAFDIKVPKSDIKINEPAANHTNPVTDDLLVVMQQVGADYQVAYIPYGPLLNPDEDFRGLYLEELSESIRPFLPSNTILIRYDLIWESPWAKDENRFNDRDDWLGPPEPHYQEMRINFNTQNWNLRKAPSDLLPSHTIFLDLSHNHDMLLQRMKPKTRYNIRLSKRKGVEVKEVSFGDLPVWYELYKQTAIRNGIVLDDINYFRTVLETEASNTASPADVHMLLAESGGIPLAGMFLVVTGKRATYLYGASSSQNRDKMATYALQWEAIKIARQKGCTEYDMFGVSPTPGPSHPMYGLYRFKTGFGGELYHRMGCWDYPLNEGQYKLFMMAERNSQGYHLR
- a CDS encoding aspartate/glutamate racemase family protein; the encoded protein is MKTIGLFGGTGWVSTLEYYRYLNQGTNERLGGLSSARIFLHSVNFAELNELKKQGPREVYAYIKTNLLRLIDAGADFVILGANTLHLHADKLMTELPVPLLHIADATAEAINAKGFQKVGLLGTMLTMEKDFYKKRLSKHGIEVLVPEKEDREFIDHVIWHELEKEIFSATSKSRFLEIMNQLADKGAEGMILGCTEIPLLIHPEDTRLELFDTLKIHAEATVEFALKD